Proteins from one Actinomycetota bacterium genomic window:
- the uppS gene encoding polyprenyl diphosphate synthase, which yields MGEIYPVHIGMIMDGNGRWAKQRGLPRIEGHRQGEESIMEAVRACSSWGIHALSLFAFSTENWERPEEEVQFLVNMSRAVLRKRMEEFMELGVRMRHIGRREGLRPEILAWFDLAAEVTAGNKGLNLSINFNYGGRQEIIDASLAAAAALGEHGMEAKDIDEEFFRRFVYVPELPDIDLLIRTAGEMRISNYMLWHLADAEIIISPVLWPDFRRDQLEAALQAFRHRKTARDSDLE from the coding sequence TTGGGCGAGATCTACCCGGTGCATATCGGCATGATCATGGACGGAAACGGTCGCTGGGCGAAACAGCGGGGGCTGCCGCGTATCGAGGGACACCGCCAGGGCGAGGAGTCCATCATGGAGGCGGTGAGGGCCTGTTCGTCGTGGGGCATCCACGCCCTGTCGCTGTTCGCGTTCTCCACCGAGAACTGGGAGAGGCCAGAGGAGGAAGTGCAGTTCCTCGTCAACATGAGCCGCGCCGTCCTGCGCAAGCGTATGGAGGAGTTCATGGAACTCGGTGTGCGCATGCGCCACATCGGGCGCAGGGAAGGACTGCGGCCGGAGATCCTGGCATGGTTCGATCTGGCCGCTGAAGTCACCGCGGGCAACAAGGGCCTCAACCTGAGCATCAACTTCAACTACGGAGGCAGGCAGGAGATCATAGACGCCTCCCTGGCGGCCGCCGCGGCTCTGGGAGAACACGGTATGGAAGCGAAGGACATCGACGAGGAGTTCTTCCGCCGTTTCGTCTATGTTCCCGAACTGCCGGACATCGACCTACTCATCCGCACCGCCGGTGAAATGCGCATCTCCAACTACATGCTCTGGCACCTTGCGGACGCCGAGATCATCATCAGCCCCGTATTGTGGCCGGACTTCAGGCGCGATCAGCTGGAAGCGGCGCTACAGGCGTTTCGGCACCGCAAGACGGCGAGGGACAGCGACCTGGAATAA
- a CDS encoding class II aldolase/adducin family protein, which yields MDNESAMRELICEIGKRVWQRGMASANSGNISARLAADEIMITPTLVSKGFMRPEQLLVMDLDGAVKRGEGYPTTETAMHLRLFREKAYIGGVVHSHPPIATSFAVAGKALDLHLIPEAVIFLGEVPLVPFQPPGSPELADAIAPYLDDYDAVLLENHGVLCWGSDVEQAYHRMETVEFCAQVTLTAQQLGGARELPREPLENLLAVRKMMKQNPQ from the coding sequence GTGGACAACGAATCCGCGATGCGCGAACTCATATGCGAGATAGGAAAACGCGTCTGGCAGCGGGGGATGGCCTCCGCCAACTCGGGCAACATCTCGGCCCGCCTCGCGGCGGACGAGATCATGATCACTCCGACCCTGGTCAGCAAGGGCTTCATGCGCCCCGAGCAGCTCCTGGTCATGGACCTGGACGGGGCGGTGAAACGGGGCGAGGGTTATCCCACCACCGAGACGGCCATGCACCTGCGCCTCTTCCGGGAAAAGGCCTATATCGGGGGGGTCGTACACTCCCATCCCCCCATCGCGACCTCCTTCGCCGTCGCCGGCAAGGCCCTGGACCTGCACCTCATCCCCGAGGCGGTCATCTTTCTCGGCGAGGTCCCGCTGGTGCCGTTCCAGCCCCCGGGAAGCCCGGAGCTGGCCGATGCCATCGCGCCCTACCTGGATGATTACGACGCCGTGCTCTTGGAGAACCACGGGGTGCTGTGCTGGGGCAGCGACGTGGAGCAGGCGTACCACCGCATGGAGACGGTCGAGTTCTGCGCGCAGGTGACCCTGACCGCCCAACAGCTGGGCGGGGCGAGGGAGCTGCCGCGGGAACCCCTGGAAAACCTGCTCGCCGTCAGAAAGATGATGAAACAGAATCCGCAGTAA
- a CDS encoding DJ-1/PfpI family protein, which produces MRWLAPVILAEAGVLQGRRATAIPSVEGRMIAGGADYVYEDVVVDGNIVTGCAPHASRAFGKQLADCIGP; this is translated from the coding sequence GTGCGATGGCTGGCCCCGGTCATCCTCGCCGAGGCGGGTGTGCTCCAGGGCAGGAGGGCAACCGCCATCCCCTCGGTAGAGGGAAGGATGATCGCAGGTGGGGCCGATTATGTCTACGAGGACGTTGTGGTGGATGGAAATATCGTGACCGGTTGCGCTCCCCATGCATCCCGCGCCTTCGGGAAGCAGCTGGCTGACTGCATCGGACCCTGA